Proteins found in one Corynebacterium sanguinis genomic segment:
- the serS gene encoding serine--tRNA ligase has product MIDLKFLRENADVVRESQRARGEDPTLVDQLLEADEARRSSIQAADELRSEQKAFGKKIGQAAPEDRPALLEGSNELKARVKEAEAAQAQAEEAVAKLQYRISNVIEGAPAGGEEDFVVLEHAGEIPEFDFEVRDHLDLAEGLGIIDVKRGTKVSGARFYYLVDDGAWMQLGMLMLAAQKAREAGFKVVIPPVLVRPEIMAGTGFLDAHDEEIYYLERDDMYLVGTSEVALAGYHAGEIIDLSDGPLLYAGWSSCFRREAGSYGKDTKGILRVHQFDKLEMFVYCAPEDAEEMHRRLLQLERDMLSAVEVPYRIIDVAAGDLGSSAARKFDTEAWVPSQGTYRELTSTSNCTTFQARRLATRYRDADGKTQIAATLNGTLATTRWLVAILENNQRADGSVVVPEALRPWVGKEILEP; this is encoded by the coding sequence GTGATTGATCTCAAATTCCTGCGTGAAAATGCCGACGTCGTGCGCGAGTCTCAACGAGCCCGCGGCGAAGACCCGACCCTGGTGGATCAGCTGCTGGAGGCGGACGAAGCCCGCCGCTCATCCATCCAGGCGGCGGACGAGCTGCGCAGCGAGCAGAAGGCCTTTGGCAAGAAGATCGGCCAGGCCGCCCCCGAGGACCGCCCGGCGCTGCTCGAGGGTTCCAACGAGCTCAAGGCCCGCGTCAAGGAGGCCGAAGCCGCGCAGGCGCAGGCCGAGGAAGCGGTGGCTAAGCTGCAGTACCGCATTTCCAACGTCATCGAGGGCGCCCCGGCCGGCGGGGAGGAAGACTTCGTGGTGCTCGAGCACGCCGGCGAGATCCCCGAGTTCGATTTCGAGGTGCGCGACCACCTCGACCTGGCCGAGGGCCTGGGCATTATCGACGTCAAGCGCGGCACGAAGGTCAGCGGCGCGCGCTTCTACTACCTCGTCGATGACGGCGCGTGGATGCAGCTCGGCATGCTCATGCTCGCCGCCCAAAAAGCGCGCGAGGCCGGTTTTAAAGTGGTCATCCCGCCAGTGCTCGTGCGCCCCGAGATCATGGCCGGCACCGGTTTTTTGGACGCGCACGACGAGGAGATCTACTACCTCGAGCGCGACGACATGTACCTGGTGGGCACCTCCGAGGTCGCCCTGGCCGGCTACCATGCCGGCGAAATCATCGACCTATCCGACGGGCCGTTGCTCTACGCCGGCTGGTCGTCGTGCTTCCGTCGAGAAGCGGGCTCCTACGGCAAGGACACGAAGGGCATCTTGCGCGTGCACCAGTTCGACAAGCTGGAGATGTTCGTCTACTGCGCGCCCGAGGACGCCGAGGAGATGCACCGCAGGTTGCTGCAGCTTGAGCGCGACATGCTCTCCGCTGTCGAGGTGCCGTACCGCATTATCGACGTCGCCGCTGGCGACCTCGGGTCCTCGGCGGCCCGCAAGTTCGACACCGAGGCGTGGGTGCCGTCGCAAGGCACGTACCGCGAACTGACCTCGACGTCGAACTGCACCACCTTCCAGGCCCGGCGCCTGGCCACGCGTTACCGCGACGCGGACGGCAAAACCCAGATCGCGGCAACGCTCAACGGAACTTTGGCCACGACGCGCTGGCTTGTCGCTATTCTTGAGAACAACCAACGCGCGGACGGTTCCGTCGTGGTGCCAGAAGCGCTGCGCCCGTGGGTCGGCAAAGAGATTCTGGAGCCCTAA
- a CDS encoding lysophospholipid acyltransferase family protein → MKKIQGLFEIPSDYVIPPVHEEAKRDPFYHNVIRVIKTVFRAQGTVAVSHGLEHIPAEGGALIAANHTGWLDFIFTGMGPHIAGRRLVRFMAKKEVFSAPVIGAMMRGMRHVPVDRAAGADSIDSAVDWIKKGSLVGIFPEGTISRAFELSDFKTGAARIAQRADAPLIPCAIWGSQRIWTKELPRRLGRTHTPVIIRYGAPVSLEGTPEEVTARLKLAVQELLDANRAEYEEKYGPFPEGERWMPASLGGSAPTLEEAEEIYQREKAERAERKAAKAAAKREK, encoded by the coding sequence ATGAAAAAGATTCAAGGTCTGTTCGAGATCCCCTCGGATTACGTCATCCCTCCAGTCCACGAGGAGGCGAAGCGGGACCCGTTCTACCACAACGTGATCCGCGTGATTAAGACGGTTTTCCGTGCTCAGGGCACCGTCGCCGTTTCTCACGGACTAGAGCACATCCCTGCCGAAGGCGGCGCGCTCATCGCGGCGAACCACACCGGTTGGCTCGACTTCATCTTCACTGGGATGGGCCCCCACATTGCTGGCCGCAGGCTCGTGCGCTTCATGGCCAAGAAAGAGGTGTTCTCCGCGCCCGTGATCGGTGCGATGATGCGCGGCATGCGGCACGTGCCCGTCGACCGCGCCGCCGGCGCCGACAGCATCGACTCGGCCGTCGACTGGATCAAAAAGGGAAGCCTCGTGGGAATCTTCCCCGAGGGCACCATCTCCCGCGCCTTCGAGCTCTCCGATTTCAAGACAGGTGCCGCACGCATCGCGCAGCGTGCCGACGCCCCCCTGATCCCCTGCGCAATCTGGGGCTCCCAGCGGATCTGGACAAAGGAACTGCCGCGTCGCCTGGGCCGCACCCACACCCCCGTGATCATCCGCTACGGTGCTCCAGTATCCCTGGAGGGCACCCCCGAAGAGGTCACCGCTCGACTCAAGCTTGCGGTTCAGGAGCTTCTCGACGCCAACCGTGCTGAGTACGAGGAGAAGTACGGCCCCTTCCCGGAAGGGGAGCGGTGGATGCCGGCATCGCTCGGCGGATCCGCGCCGACCCTGGAGGAGGCGGAGGAGATCTACCAGCGCGAGAAGGCGGAGCGCGCGGAGCGTAAGGCCGCCAAGGCCGCAGCTAAGCGCGAAAAGTGA
- a CDS encoding HAD family hydrolase, with protein MAPRLIISDIDGTFITSAGRVTPRLREVVMRAVRSGAHFGLATGRPHRWLMPVLDQLPITPICVCANGAVLYDPARDEVLRSFELEPELMDQVVADVDAAFRALGVAWGYGVERVGQSALDPENEVFLVTPDYNPDAWDSRFGVAPVAELISQPAAKLLVRCPTMYSAEMFDIIAPVVDASDAHVTYSMDEGLIEISCPGVNKATGASLLAARYGVSAEEVVTFGDMPNDCEMLAWSGLGVAMGNASPVVTDAADAVTLSNDEDGVAAVLERWF; from the coding sequence ATGGCACCCCGGCTTATCATCAGCGACATCGACGGAACCTTCATAACCAGTGCGGGGCGCGTGACGCCGCGTCTGCGCGAGGTCGTGATGCGGGCCGTGCGCTCCGGCGCGCACTTTGGGCTGGCTACGGGGCGGCCGCACCGCTGGCTCATGCCGGTGCTGGACCAACTGCCGATCACCCCGATCTGCGTGTGCGCGAACGGTGCGGTGCTCTACGACCCCGCCCGCGACGAGGTCCTGCGCTCCTTTGAGCTCGAGCCCGAGCTGATGGATCAGGTCGTCGCGGATGTTGACGCGGCTTTTCGCGCCCTCGGTGTGGCGTGGGGCTACGGTGTCGAGCGCGTCGGGCAATCGGCCCTCGACCCCGAGAATGAGGTATTCCTGGTCACCCCGGACTACAACCCCGACGCGTGGGACTCCCGCTTCGGCGTTGCCCCGGTTGCGGAGCTGATTTCGCAGCCCGCCGCGAAGCTTTTGGTGCGGTGCCCCACAATGTACTCGGCCGAGATGTTCGACATCATCGCGCCTGTGGTGGATGCCTCGGATGCGCACGTCACGTACTCCATGGACGAGGGATTGATCGAAATTTCCTGCCCCGGGGTGAACAAGGCCACCGGCGCTTCGCTCCTCGCGGCGCGCTACGGGGTGAGCGCCGAGGAAGTGGTGACGTTCGGTGACATGCCAAATGATTGTGAGATGCTCGCCTGGTCTGGCCTCGGGGTGGCGATGGGCAACGCCAGCCCCGTCGTCACCGACGCCGCGGACGCCGTGACCCTGAGCAACGACGAAGATGGTGTGGCCGCGGTTCTGGAGCGGTGGTTCTAG